A window of Massilia sp. NR 4-1 genomic DNA:
GCAGTTTCGATGTCGATATCGATCAGTTTCTGACCGTCGACAATTGCTACGCGCAGCTCCTCTTGCTGCGTAGCATTAAACAACATGCGTTTCATTTTTATAAACTCCGCGACCCGAAGGCCGTCTCCAGGCCGCTCCAAAGAGCGGCAAACGTACACGGATATACGCGGGAGTTAAGGAGGCTGCGGGGAAATGCCTCGTCATGCGGCGCTGCAGCGCAGAAGCGCTGCCGCCGCAAAGGGCGCATGAGGCTGATCGTCATGCCGAGTGCACGCACCGCGGGCAACTCATCCATGCGGCCCGACAGGGTCGGGGGCGGGAGTATGCGGGCGTGCGCAAAGCGTCGAGCCGGGCCTCTCCAGGATCCCGGCGAAACGGCAAGCGTTATCAGCTTCATCAACCAGCGAGCAACGACTTGGGGGCTTGCTCGCCGGACTTATCCTAACAATCCAGCCAATCTAATCCCAGCACTCTTGCGCGCTATCCGATGGCCACAGTGGTGACCACCTTGATTCGCGCATGGGTGTGCGTATACATTTTTTCCACCGAATTTGCATTTAGGCGAGGCCAGTGGATACGCCCCTGTGTAAAATGTGCTTTTATTCTTACACGTGCAGCAGCTTAAACCGCGGCAAAACGATTATATATTCAAAATGAAGGACTTAGAGAGATTTTCTGGGAAGACAGGGCAAAACAAGGCCTCCCAGGCCCAGCCGGCTTCCCCCGCACCGGTCCTGCCGCAAGCACAATTCGTCACAATCACCGAAGAAGAGGCCGGACAGCGCATAGATAATTATCTGTTGCGTGTTTGCAAAGGCGTGCCGAAAAGCCATATCTACCGCATCCTGCGCTCGGGCGAAGTGCGCGTCAACAAGGGCCGCATCGACCAGTTGTACCGTCTGGTACAGGGCGATGTGGTGCGTATTCCACCGGTCCGTGTTGCTGAAAAGAATGAGGCCAGCGTGCCGGCCGCCGAATTCAGCATTATTTTCGAGGACAGCCACCTGCTGGTCATCGACAAGCCGGCCGGCGTCGCCGTGCATGGCGGCTCGGGCGTCTCCTTCGGCGTCATCGAGCAATTGCGCGCTTCCCGCCCGGACGCCAAATTCCTGGAGCTGGTGCACCGCCTCGACCGCGAAACCTCGGGTTTGCTCTTGCTCGCCAAGAAACGTTCCGCGCTGACCAGCCTGCATGAGCAGATGCGCGACGGCCATACCGACAAGCGCTACCTGGTGCTGGCGGTAGGGGACTGGAAGAATAAGCGCCAGCATGTAAAATTGTCATTGCATAAATATACGACGGCCGATGGCGAACGCCGGGTGACGGTGGCGGCCGACGGCCAGCCTTCGCATACGGTATTCTCCCTGCTGCGCAAGTTTGAAAAATTTGCCTTGCTGGAAGCCGAGCTGAAAACCGGCCGTACGCACCAGATTCGCGTTCATCTGGCATCGTCGGGCTTCCCAATTGCAGGTGACGATAAATATGGCGATTTCGCCCTGAACAAAGCTTTGCAAAAAGCCGATGCCACGCGTGGCGCCCTGAAACGCATGTTTCTGCATGCCCATCAGATTACGTTTACCCACCCGGAATCGGGTAAACGCATGACGCTGAATGCGCCGCTGGCCGCCGAGTGCGATCGCTTCCTGCAGAGCCTGGGTCCGGCGCTGCCGCACTAACACTATTAGAGGAGCCAGCCGCGGGCCGGCTGGGGAAAATGTCAAGAAAGCAATTTGATCTGATCGTCTTCGATTGGGATGGCACGCTGATGGACAGCACGGCGGCCATCGTCAAGTGCATCCAGGCCGCCGCCAAGGACCTGGGCTTGCCGGTGCCGGGCGAGGCCGCCGCCGCCCATGTGATCGGCCTCGGCCTGCACGAAGCCATGCAGGCCGTGCTGCCCGAGGTCGATCCGAAATACCATGCGCGCATGGTGGAGCGCTACCGCTACCACTTCCTGAGCCGCGACCATGAGCTGACCCTGTTCCAGGGCGTGCGCGCGATGCTGCAGGAATTGGCGCAGGAAGGTTATTTCCTGGCCGTAGCCACGGGCAAGAGCCGGGTCGGCCTGAACCGCGCGCTCAACGATGTGGGCCTGTTGTCGGCCTTCGACGCGACGCGTTGCGCAGATGAAACATTCTCCAAGCCCCATCCCGCCATGCTGCAAGAGCTGACGCGCGAACTGGGCCAGGATCTCAAGCGCACCGTGATGATCGGCGACACCACCCATGACCTGCTGATGGCGCAGAACGCCGGCGCGGCCGGCATCGCCGTCGAATACGGCGCCCACCCGATCCACCAGCTGCAAGCCTGCAATCCGCTGTTCTCCGCGCGTTCCATCGCCGAGCTGCACCAATGGCTGAACGAGAACGCCTGATGAGCGAGAACCCTGACATCCTGATCTGCGCCTCCGACGACCTGGCCGAAGGCGGCAAGGGCGTGCGCTTCCCCGTCACGGCCGGCGGCGAGGACGGCACCGGCTTCGTGGTGCGCTATGGCGGCAAGGCGTACGGCTATCTGAACCGCTGCGCCCACGTGCCCATCGAGCTGGACTGGGCGCCCGGCGAATTCTTCGAGTCGAGCGGCCTGTACATCATGTGTTCGACCCATGGCGCCGTGTATGTGCCGGAAAGCGGCCACTGTGCCGGCGGCCCGTGCAAGGGCGGCCGCCTGCGGCCGATCACGGTGAGCGAGCGCGATCAGCAGATTTTCTGGCAACCGGACGATTACGTCCGTCCGGCGCGCGCCTAAAGCGCCGCCTTTCACGAAAAGTAGAGCATGAACGAGAACACTGAGAATCCCGGCAACGCCGCTGGCCTGCCGCCGCCCCCGCCACCGGCGCCGCCGGCCGCACCCGCCGACGAGGGCGTGCCGCCCATCAAGTGGGAGCGGGAGGTGCTGGAGAAGCTGGTGTTCGCCACCCTGAAGGAGCAGCGCGCCAACCGCCGCTGGAGCATCTTCTTCAAGGTCTTCATGCTGGTGATCGTGTTCCTGGCCGTGGTCAGCTATTTCGATATCGACCTGATGGGCGGAGATGCCGAGTCTTTGGGGCGGCATACGGCCCTGATCGAGATCGAAGGCAATATCGAGGCGGAGGGCAGCGGCGCCGCCTCGGTGGTGATCCCGGCCCTCAATAAGGCGTTTTCCGACAGCGGTTCGGTGGCCGTGGTGCTGCACATTAACAGCCCGGGCGGCAGCGCGGTGCAGGCCGGCATGATCGTCGACGAGGTGCACCGCCTGCGCAAGGGCTATCCGACCAAGCCGCTGTATGTGGTGGTCGACGAGATCTGCGCCTCGGGCGGCTATTACATCGCGGCCTCGGCCGACAAGATCTATGTCGACAAGGCCAGCCTGATCGGCTCGATCGGGGTGCTGATGGACGGTTTCGGCTTCACCGGCGCCATGGACAAGCTGGGCGTGGAGCGGCGCCTGCTGACGGCCGGCGCCAACAAGGGCTTCCTCGACCCGTTCAGCCCGCAGTCCGACAAGCAGAAGCAGCATGCCCAGAGCATGCTCAATGAAATCCACGGGCAGTTCATCGAGGTGGTGCGCACGGGCCGCGGCAAGCGCCTGAAGGAAACGCCGGACATGTTCTCGGGCCTGTTCTGGACCGGCGCGCGCGCCATCGAGATGGGCCTGGCCGACGGCCTGGGCAGCGTGGACAGCGTGGCGCGCGATGTGATCGACGCGCCCGACATCATCGACTACACCCAGCATGAGGGCTTGCAGGAGCGCGTGCTGAAGAAATTCGGCGCCGCCGTCGGTTCCGGCGCGATCAAGGCGGCCAGCGACGCGGCCCGTCCCGCCCTGCGCTGAATTGCGTTAAGAGAGCAACAGACAAGATTGGCAGTTTGCTCTTGTTACGCCTTGTATATTCCCGGCCGTGGGCTATAGTGGTGATGTAGTTCGTTCCAAGGGAGGGCTTATACAAGAAGTTGAAGGTTGGCTTAAGCTGACATTGCGATGGAACTACTCCCGGCGCATCGTGCATGCGCCCACCGAGTGAAATCACTTCCTCGAATGTGTTCCGGGATGGAACAAGAGAACGGCGGCCTCTGGCCGCTGTTTTCATTTCAGCGCATTCTCATCGGCATGGAAGCCGCCGGCCTGCAGCCAGTCCTGGTAATGTTGCTGCAGGTGCGCATGCCAGTGCCATTGCAGGGTATGGCCGCCGAGCGGGGCGCCGCCGCGCCAGCGCGCGAGGGCGGCGTCGGTTTCATGTTGGGCCGCTTGTTCGGCGGTGGCACGGATATCGCTGTCGTGGATTTGCATGATCTGGCTCTCCCGTAAATTCTGATCGTGCTCGATGAAATCCTAGGGCACGTTAAGTAGATTCCTACATTTGTTTCCAGTGTATCGATGGGATCGGTCAGCAGTTTGATTTATATCAATCGCTTGGCGGGTGCCAGGCCAAATCCGGTAAAATCCCGCCCCATGAGTAAATTATCCCTAGACCGTATCCTGCAATCGCAGGGTTTCGGCACCCGCAAATACTGCCGCGCCCTGATCGAAGACGGCGACGTCCTGGTCGCTGGCGCGGTGCAGGACAATTACAAGACCACCTTCGACACCGAGGGCCTGGTGCTGCAGGTCTTCGAGGAAGAGTGGGTCTACCGCGAACACCTGTACCTGGCCCTGTACAAGCCGGCCGATTATGAGTGCTCGCGCAAGCCCAGCCACCATCCCGGCGTACTGACCCTGCTGCCCGAACAGTTCAGCTGGCGCGAAGTGCAGCCGGTGGGCCGCCTCGACCACGACACCACGGGCATGCTGCTGATGTCGGACGACGGCCCCTTCATCCACGCCCAGTCCTCGCCCAAGCGCCACGTGCCCAAGGTCTACCAGGCCACCACCCACGACCCGGTGACGCCGGAACTGATCGCGCAATTGCGCGCCGGCGTCCAGCTGCACGACGAACCGGCGCCGCTGGCGGCCCTGGTCTGCGAGCAGCGCGGCGCGCACCAGCTGGAAATCGTGCTGGAACAGGGCAAATACCACCAGGTCAAGCGCATGCTGGCGGCGGCCGGCAACCATTGCAGCGCGCTGCACCGCTCCGCCATCGGCGGCCTGGAACTGGCGTCGCTCGGCCTGCAAGAGGGCGAGTGGTGCTATCTGACGCCGGAACAGCTGGCCTTGCTGGCCCCGGCCTGAGGGGCGCGGCCCGCCGCGCCGGGCGGGCATCTGCTACAGTTGCGCTCTTCGCAACCAACCGTTCCCGCCCATGAAACTGGCAACCCTGAAAGACGGCACGCGCGACGGCCAGCTGGCCATCGTCGCGCGCGATCTCAAAACGGCCGTGCTGGCCGACGGCATCGCCGCCACCCTGCAGCGTGCGCTCGACGACTGGGCCTTCCTGGCGCCCCAGCTCGACGAACTGTCGCGCCAGCTCAACGAGGGCAGGGCGCGCCGCAGCTTCGACTTCGCCCCGCAGCGCTGCATGGCGCCGCTGCCGCGCGCCTACCAGTGGGCCGACGGCTCGGCCTATGTCAACCATGTGGAGTTGGTACGCCAGGCGCGCAATGCCGAGATGCCGGCCGCGTTCTGGGAAGACCCGCTGATGTACCAGGGCGGCAGCGACGATTTCCTCGGCCCCTGCGACGATATCGTGCTGCGCCACGAGGAATGGGGGCTGGACTTCGAGGCCGAGGTGGCCGTCATCACCGGCGATGTGCCGATGGGGGCCACGCCCGACCAGGCGCAGCAGCAAATCCGCCTGCTGACCCTGGTCAACGATGTTTCGCTGCGCAATCTGATTCCCGATGAGCTGGCCAAGGGCTTCGGCTTCCTCCAGTCCAAGCCCGCCACCAGCTTTGCCCCCGTGGCGCTGACGCCGGACGAGCTGGGCGCGGCCTGGCAGGACAGCAAGCTGCACCTGCCGCTGCGCTCGGCCTGGAACGGCAAGCTGGTGGGTCAGCCGCATGCCGGCGTCGACATGGTGTTCAATTTCGCCCAGCTGATCGCCCACCTGTGCAAGACGCGCAATGCGCGCGCCGGCACCATCGTCGGTTCCGGCACGGTGTCGAACCAGGATGCCCGCAAGGGTTATTCCTGCATTGCCGAGCAGCGCTGCCGGGAAACCATCGCCGACGGCAAGCCGAGCACGCCGTTCATGGGCTTCGGCGACACCATCCGCATCGAGATGCTCGATGCCGACGGCAAATCGCTGTTCGGCGCCATCGAACAGCGGGTGTGCGCGGCATCCTGAGATTATTTCTATTTGGCAATAAAATGAAACAAGGTGGGGAAAGTCCGCCTGTTCCGCCGATGGCCGTCATGGCTTAGCGGCAATAATGTCTCCTGCCAGGCCGCCGGGTGTCCGCGCCGGCCTTACCAGGAGCAGTAGATGGCTGAAGACAGCGAAGCCGAAAAGACCGAACCGGCGTCACAGCGGCGCCTCGAGCAGGCGCGCGAAGAAGGCGACGTTCCCCGGTCGCGCGAAGTGGCGACCTTTACCGTGCTGATGGCGGCGGGCGCCGGCCTGTGGCTGACCGGTTCCGGCCTGGTGCGGCAGTTAAGTGCGGCGCTGGTGTCCGGCCTGTCGCTGACGCGCGAGCAAATCTTCAATCCCGATGTGCTGATTACCCGCATCCTGGTCGATGTGGTGCAGGTCATCGTGGCCTGCCTGCCGCTGGCGGTGGCGGTGATGATCGTGGCCCTCGCTTCGCCCTTGCTGGTGGGCGGCTGGCTGTTCAGCGGCAAGGCCGTCAGCCCGAATTTCATGAAGCTCAATCCGATCAACGGCTTGGGCAATCTGGTGTCCAAGAATGCGCTGGTGGAGCTGGTCAAGGCCATCCTGAAAACCCTGATCGTGGCCGCCGTCGCCTGGCTGGTGGTGCTCAAGCAGAAGGAAGCCGTGTTCGGTCTCGTCAACGAGCCGCTCAAGCTGGGCAGCGTCCACCTGCTGGAGATGCTGGCCATGAGTTTCCTGTTCATCGTCGGCGCGCTCGGCTTCATCGCCGCCATCGATGCGCCGTACCAGATGTGGCATTACGCCAACAAGCTGAAGATGACGCGCCAGGAGTTGATCCAGGAGTCCAAGGAGTCGGACGGCAATCCCCAGATCAAGGGCAAGATCCGCCAGTTGCAGCGCGAGATGGCCAAGCGCCGCATGATGGCCGAGGTGCCGACCGCCGACGTGGTGGTGACCAACCCGACCCATTTCGCGGTCGCGCTCAAATACGTCGATGGCGCCGGCGGCGCGCCGAAGGTGGTGGCCAAGGGTACCGACGCGGTGGCGGCCAAGATCCGCGAACTGGCCAAGGAACACCGGGTGGCGATCCTGGAAGCGCCGGCCCTGGCCCGCGCGCTGCACAAGCATACCGAGATCGGCGACGAGATTTCGCCGCGCCTGTATGCCGCCGTGGCCGAAGTGCTGGCCTATGTCTTCCAGTTGCGCGCCTACCGTCCGGGCGGCCAGTATCCGGAGCGTCCGCGCAAACTCGAGGTGCCGGACGATATGGATCCGCTGCATCCGGCCTATCAACAAGCACAAGCGCAAGCACACAACAATACGGGAGCTAATCCATGAACAGCCTGAAACTGCCCGCCTGGCTGAGCGGCATGAACCTGTCCGGCGCCGCCGGCAAGAGCCTGGCCGCGCCGATCCTGATCATCATGCTGCTGGCGATGATGATCCTGCCCTTGCCGGCCTTCGTGCTCGACCTGTTCTTCAGTTTCAATATCGCGCTGTCCATCATCGTGCTGTTGACCAGCCTGTACACCGTCAAGCCGCTCGACTTCATGGCCTTCCCCACGGTGCTGCTGGTGTCGACCATGCTGCGCCTGTCCCTGAACGTGGCCTCGACCCGCGTCGTGCTGACCGAGGGCCATACCGGCGCCGACGCGGCCGGCAAGGTGATCGAAGCCTTCGGCCACTTCCTGATCGGCGGCAATTACACGGTCGGCATCGTGGTCTTCGTGATCCTGACCATCATCAACTTCGTGGTCGTGACCAAGGGCGCCGGCCGCATCGCCGAAGTGGGCGCGCGGTTCGCCCTGGATGCGATGCCGGGCAAGCAGATGGCCATCGACGCCGACCTGAACGCCGGCATGATCGGCGAACCGGAAGCGCGCCGCCGCCGCAACGAGGTGTCGCAGGAAGCCGAGTTTTACGGCGCCATGGACGGTGCGTCCAAATACGTGCGCGGCGATGCCATCGCCGGCATCATGGTGACCATCATCAATATCGTCGGTGGCCTGCTGGTGGGCCTGATCCAGCACGATATGGCCTTCGGCGATGCGCTCAAGAACTACACCCTGCTGGCCATCGGTGACGGCCTGGTGGCGCAGATCCCTTCGCTGGTGATCTCGATCGCGGCCGGTATCGTGGTCTCGCGCGTGGCCAGCGAAAGCGATATCGGCACCCAGGTCATCGGCCAGCTGTTCGCCAAGCCGCAGGTGCTGTACATCACGGCCGCCATCATCGGCGGCATGGGCCTGATTCCGGGCATGCCGAACCTGGTCTTCCTGCTGCTGGCGGCGGCCCTGGGCGGTTCCGCCTACCTGATGGCCAAGCGTGCCAAGGAGCAGGCCGAGGCGCCCGAGGCGGAAGCCGCCGCCGCCGCGGCAGCCGGCGGCCAGAGCGCGGCGCCGGAGCAGGAAGAGGCCAGCTGGCAGGACATCCTGCCGGTCGATACCCTCGGCCTGGAAGTGGGCTACCGCCTGATCCCGCTGGTGGACAAGGCCCAGGGCGGCGAACTGCTCAAGCGCATCAAGGGCATCCGCAAGAAATTCGCGCAAGAGGTGGGCTTCCTGGCGCCACCGGTGCACATCCGTGACAATCTGGAACTCAAGCCTTCCGCCTACCGCATCGCGCTGAAAGGCGTGGAAGTGGGCGCGGGCGAAGCGTTCAACGGCCAGTTCCTGGCCATCAATCCGGGCATGGCCTCGGGCACCCTGCAAGGCATGGAAACCACCGACCCGGCTTTCGGCCTGCCCGCCGTCTGGATCGACGCCACCCAGCGCGACGAGGCGCAGAGCATGGGGTATACCGTGGTCGATGCCGGCACCGTGGTGGCGACCCACCTGAACCACCTGATCACCACCCACGCTTCCGAACTGCTGGGGCGGGCCGAGGTGCAATCCCTGCTCGACCATCTTGGCAAGGATTCGCCCAAGCTGGTGGAAGACCTGGTGCCGAAAATGATTTCGCTGTCGGGCTTGCAGAAGGTGCTGCAGAACCTGCTGGCCGAAGGGGTGCACATCCGCGATATGCGCACCATCATCGAAACCCTGGCCGAGCATACGCCGCAGACCCAGGACCCGAACGAGCTGACCGCCCTGGTGCGCATCGCGCTTGGCCGCGCCATCGTGCAGCAGCTGTTCCCGAACGGCGGCGAGCTGTCGGTGATGACGCTGGACAACCGCCTGGAACGCTTGCTGATGCAAGCCCTGTCGACCGGCGGCGAGGCCGGCATCGAGCCGGGCCTGGCCGACACCATCGCCCAGCAAGCCAGTGCCGCCGCCCAGCAGCAGGAAGCACTGGGGCTGACGCCGGTGCTCCTGGTGCCGGGGCCGCTGCGCGCCTTGCTGTCACGCTTCCTGCGCCGCGCGCTGCCGCAACTGAAGGTACTGTCGCATGCAGAGATTCCCGAAACCAAGACCATCCGCGTCACGGCCCTGGTTGGCGCCGGCTAATCGGGCGGATGCGCCCCGGGCTTGCGCCAGTCGGCCTTGCCGCAGCGGCGGCGGGGCTAGACTGGGGCCATGCCTGCCCCGTCCCGCCATGATTACGATACGCCCTGGAAGGATGCGCTGACGCGCCACTTCCCGGACTTTCTCGCCTTTTATTTCCCGGCGGCGCATGCCGCCATCGACTGGACGCAGCCGCATATTTTCCTCGACCAGGAATTGGCGCAGATCAGCCGCGACAGCGCCATAGGCCGGCGCCTGGCGGACAAGCTGGCGCGCGTTCATCTGTGCAATGGAGATGAGCAATGGGTGCTGCTGCACCTGGAGGTGCAGGCGGGACGCGACGGCAGCCTGGCCGAGCGTGTCTTCACCTGCAATTACCGCAGCTACGACCGCTACCGGCGGCCGGTGGCCAGCTTGGTGCTGCTGGCCGACCGCAGCCCGCGCTGGCGGCCGCAGCGGTTTGCCTACAGCCTGTTCGGCAGCGAAATGCATCTGCAGTTTGCGCTGGCCAAGCTGCTCGATTATGTGCCGCGCCTGCCGGGCTTGCTGAACGAAGACAACCCCTTCGCCCTGGTGACGGCGGCCTACTTGATGGCGCAGCGCTGCCGCAAACAGCCGCTGGCGGCCTACGCCGCCAAGCGCTACCTGATTCGCCTGTTGTACCGGCGCCAGTGGGATAGGCAGCGTATTATGGACTTATTGCTGGTGATCGACTGGATCTTGCGTCTGCCGGCGGAACTGGAGCTTGAGTTGCGCA
This region includes:
- a CDS encoding Rieske 2Fe-2S domain-containing protein, whose product is MSENPDILICASDDLAEGGKGVRFPVTAGGEDGTGFVVRYGGKAYGYLNRCAHVPIELDWAPGEFFESSGLYIMCSTHGAVYVPESGHCAGGPCKGGRLRPITVSERDQQIFWQPDDYVRPARA
- the flhB gene encoding flagellar biosynthesis protein FlhB — protein: MAEDSEAEKTEPASQRRLEQAREEGDVPRSREVATFTVLMAAGAGLWLTGSGLVRQLSAALVSGLSLTREQIFNPDVLITRILVDVVQVIVACLPLAVAVMIVALASPLLVGGWLFSGKAVSPNFMKLNPINGLGNLVSKNALVELVKAILKTLIVAAVAWLVVLKQKEAVFGLVNEPLKLGSVHLLEMLAMSFLFIVGALGFIAAIDAPYQMWHYANKLKMTRQELIQESKESDGNPQIKGKIRQLQREMAKRRMMAEVPTADVVVTNPTHFAVALKYVDGAGGAPKVVAKGTDAVAAKIRELAKEHRVAILEAPALARALHKHTEIGDEISPRLYAAVAEVLAYVFQLRAYRPGGQYPERPRKLEVPDDMDPLHPAYQQAQAQAHNNTGANP
- the flhA gene encoding flagellar biosynthesis protein FlhA, whose protein sequence is MNSLKLPAWLSGMNLSGAAGKSLAAPILIIMLLAMMILPLPAFVLDLFFSFNIALSIIVLLTSLYTVKPLDFMAFPTVLLVSTMLRLSLNVASTRVVLTEGHTGADAAGKVIEAFGHFLIGGNYTVGIVVFVILTIINFVVVTKGAGRIAEVGARFALDAMPGKQMAIDADLNAGMIGEPEARRRRNEVSQEAEFYGAMDGASKYVRGDAIAGIMVTIINIVGGLLVGLIQHDMAFGDALKNYTLLAIGDGLVAQIPSLVISIAAGIVVSRVASESDIGTQVIGQLFAKPQVLYITAAIIGGMGLIPGMPNLVFLLLAAALGGSAYLMAKRAKEQAEAPEAEAAAAAAAGGQSAAPEQEEASWQDILPVDTLGLEVGYRLIPLVDKAQGGELLKRIKGIRKKFAQEVGFLAPPVHIRDNLELKPSAYRIALKGVEVGAGEAFNGQFLAINPGMASGTLQGMETTDPAFGLPAVWIDATQRDEAQSMGYTVVDAGTVVATHLNHLITTHASELLGRAEVQSLLDHLGKDSPKLVEDLVPKMISLSGLQKVLQNLLAEGVHIRDMRTIIETLAEHTPQTQDPNELTALVRIALGRAIVQQLFPNGGELSVMTLDNRLERLLMQALSTGGEAGIEPGLADTIAQQASAAAQQQEALGLTPVLLVPGPLRALLSRFLRRALPQLKVLSHAEIPETKTIRVTALVGAG
- a CDS encoding HAD-IIIA family hydrolase — protein: MSRKQFDLIVFDWDGTLMDSTAAIVKCIQAAAKDLGLPVPGEAAAAHVIGLGLHEAMQAVLPEVDPKYHARMVERYRYHFLSRDHELTLFQGVRAMLQELAQEGYFLAVATGKSRVGLNRALNDVGLLSAFDATRCADETFSKPHPAMLQELTRELGQDLKRTVMIGDTTHDLLMAQNAGAAGIAVEYGAHPIHQLQACNPLFSARSIAELHQWLNENA
- a CDS encoding fumarylacetoacetate hydrolase family protein is translated as MKLATLKDGTRDGQLAIVARDLKTAVLADGIAATLQRALDDWAFLAPQLDELSRQLNEGRARRSFDFAPQRCMAPLPRAYQWADGSAYVNHVELVRQARNAEMPAAFWEDPLMYQGGSDDFLGPCDDIVLRHEEWGLDFEAEVAVITGDVPMGATPDQAQQQIRLLTLVNDVSLRNLIPDELAKGFGFLQSKPATSFAPVALTPDELGAAWQDSKLHLPLRSAWNGKLVGQPHAGVDMVFNFAQLIAHLCKTRNARAGTIVGSGTVSNQDARKGYSCIAEQRCRETIADGKPSTPFMGFGDTIRIEMLDADGKSLFGAIEQRVCAAS
- the rluC gene encoding 23S rRNA pseudouridine(955/2504/2580) synthase RluC — its product is MKDLERFSGKTGQNKASQAQPASPAPVLPQAQFVTITEEEAGQRIDNYLLRVCKGVPKSHIYRILRSGEVRVNKGRIDQLYRLVQGDVVRIPPVRVAEKNEASVPAAEFSIIFEDSHLLVIDKPAGVAVHGGSGVSFGVIEQLRASRPDAKFLELVHRLDRETSGLLLLAKKRSALTSLHEQMRDGHTDKRYLVLAVGDWKNKRQHVKLSLHKYTTADGERRVTVAADGQPSHTVFSLLRKFEKFALLEAELKTGRTHQIRVHLASSGFPIAGDDKYGDFALNKALQKADATRGALKRMFLHAHQITFTHPESGKRMTLNAPLAAECDRFLQSLGPALPH
- a CDS encoding pseudouridine synthase; translated protein: MSKLSLDRILQSQGFGTRKYCRALIEDGDVLVAGAVQDNYKTTFDTEGLVLQVFEEEWVYREHLYLALYKPADYECSRKPSHHPGVLTLLPEQFSWREVQPVGRLDHDTTGMLLMSDDGPFIHAQSSPKRHVPKVYQATTHDPVTPELIAQLRAGVQLHDEPAPLAALVCEQRGAHQLEIVLEQGKYHQVKRMLAAAGNHCSALHRSAIGGLELASLGLQEGEWCYLTPEQLALLAPA
- a CDS encoding DUF4351 domain-containing protein translates to MPAPSRHDYDTPWKDALTRHFPDFLAFYFPAAHAAIDWTQPHIFLDQELAQISRDSAIGRRLADKLARVHLCNGDEQWVLLHLEVQAGRDGSLAERVFTCNYRSYDRYRRPVASLVLLADRSPRWRPQRFAYSLFGSEMHLQFALAKLLDYVPRLPGLLNEDNPFALVTAAYLMAQRCRKQPLAAYAAKRYLIRLLYRRQWDRQRIMDLLLVIDWILRLPAELELELRSDIQEMEGGCAMPYVSSFERIGLQIGLQQGLQEGRQKGLQEGRQEGRQEGRQEGRQEGRQEGQAELLGRLLARRFGVLPPAVQNRLQQASAAQLLAWGERVFDAATLEDVLGREEGKTTP
- a CDS encoding S49 family peptidase is translated as MNENTENPGNAAGLPPPPPPAPPAAPADEGVPPIKWEREVLEKLVFATLKEQRANRRWSIFFKVFMLVIVFLAVVSYFDIDLMGGDAESLGRHTALIEIEGNIEAEGSGAASVVIPALNKAFSDSGSVAVVLHINSPGGSAVQAGMIVDEVHRLRKGYPTKPLYVVVDEICASGGYYIAASADKIYVDKASLIGSIGVLMDGFGFTGAMDKLGVERRLLTAGANKGFLDPFSPQSDKQKQHAQSMLNEIHGQFIEVVRTGRGKRLKETPDMFSGLFWTGARAIEMGLADGLGSVDSVARDVIDAPDIIDYTQHEGLQERVLKKFGAAVGSGAIKAASDAARPALR